The following nucleotide sequence is from Anaerohalosphaeraceae bacterium.
CATCGCAGAAAGCACGGGTGCAGATGGCCAGCAGGTCATCGCCTCCATTCGTGCTGATTATCTGTTCAGGAGGAATGTTCAGAACAGACGAGGCCGCCGCCCGAAATGTATCGCCCAGCGGCTCCGGATAGCGGCGAAGACGTTCCGGCGGAAACCGCCGAAGCACCTCCAAAACCCTCGGGGAAGGCGGATACGGATTCTCATTGGTGTTCAGCTTGACCACATCGGCGGCCTTGGGCTGAAAGCCGGGCGTGTAGCCCTCCATTTGTTCAATACAATCCCGAAAATATCCCATCGCTGCGCTATCCTTTCCGGCGGAAATTATAAAATCCCCCTTGGCAAAAGAAAAGACGGAAATTGAAAAAGCCCCCTTCTCGGCCGCCGCACAATCGTGAAAAGACAAAACCGCCGTGCCGGATTTGCCGCCGGGCCGGTGAATCGTACCGGAAAAAACCTATTGCTGCTGCCTGCTCAGGACAGAAAAAAGCCCGCCGGGAGGCAGCGGCGGGCTTGAAAAAACCAGAGGAGGTGTCTGGTTTGAAATTGTCAATCAGTCCGAAAATCGGGGGCGGGCATCGGTCGCCGGAAACGCCATGGCCTATTCCACTGGTCCGGTTCAGGAGCCCAGCGGGGCCGCGCGGGGGCAGGAGCGTCCGGCCGTCCCCATCGCGGATTGTCGAATTCAGCAGACGGACGCCCGCGATAGACCCATCGATTGGGGACATCCATCGGACGAAAAGACGGACCCGCTTCGGGAAGGAAGCGGCCGCCCGGACGGCCGAACTGATTCCGTCCGGCCCAGCGGCGAGGGCCTGCCTGCGGCATCGAAAAACGGTTCTGCAGTCCCCGCGGGCCTTGTCCGAATGCCCGCCATCCCCCCCTTCGTTCCGGAGAGATTCGGCTCAGAGCGTCCCGGCGAAGCAGCCGCTCCATCCGCTGAAAATCTTTGTCTTCATAGGCCTTTTGAAGGTTTTGAAACAACCGCTCCAATTGCTGCTGACGTTCTGAAGATATCTGCTTCGGCGGTTGGGGCTGCGGTGCCGGTGCCAACGGTCCCTCCGCATACAGAGGACAGACAGCCGACAAAAAGAAAGCGACTAAAACGGCGGCGGTTTTCATACTCATTTCCTTTCCAAAAGAAGTGTCTTTCTGCCTGTACAGACGCCGCCCACATCGCTCCTATTGCAGGAAAACACCGCCGGCGGCGGGAAAGGAACCCAAAAAGGAGAAACCGCAGGAAGAAAATCCTTTACTTCTCGCAGTAGTCGATCAGTCGGCTGATTTCGCTGCGGAGGTCTTTTCGATGAACAATCATGTCGATAAAACCGTGCTCGAGCAGAAACTCCGAACGCTGGAATCCCTCGGGCAGCTCAATTTTGATGGTCTGCTGGATGACGCGGGGGCCGGTAAACCCAATCAGCGCTCCCGGTTCGGCGATAATCACATCGCCGAGCATGGAGAAACTGGCGGCCACTCCGCCGGTGGTCGGGTCGGTCAGAAGGGAAATATAAAGACCGCCGGCTTCATCAAAGCGGGCCAGGGCGGCGCTGGTCTTGGCCATCTGCTGAAGGGCCACCACCCCTTCGTGCATGCGGGCGCCGCCGGAGCAGCTGACCACCACCAGCGGCAGCTTTTCTTCAATGGCTCGGTCCACAGCACGGCAGAACTTCTCCCCGACGACCATCCCCATCGAGCCGCCGAGAAAGCTGAAATTCATCGCCGCCAGCATCACCGGCCGGCCCTTGATGAAGGCCTTGCCCGCCAGCATCGCTTCATGGGTCCTGCTGTCCGTCGGGTCCACACGAAGACGGTCCTGATATTTCTGCTGGCCCCAGGTAAACTTGAGCGGGTCGCTGCTGGCCAGCTCCGCCCCCAGTTCCTCAAAGCTTCCTTCGTCCGCCAGCTGGGCAATCCGGGTCGGACCGTCAATCCTGAAGTGGTAATTGCACTCCGGGCAGACATGGAGGTTTTCCTCCACCGTCTTTCGAAAGAGCATCTGACTGCATCCGGGACAGGCCAGCCAGAGCCCTTCCGGCATTTCCTTTCGCGGACGGAGTGAAAAACCGTTCCATCCCTTTTTTTTCTTTTCTTTGGCCATAGTTTTCATCGTTTCCCGCATAGTGCAGCCTGCAGAATGTTTCGGACGGCCTCCGGACGGTTCGGCTCTCCGAAAACGGCTTGGCCGGCCACTAAGGTATCCGCTCCATACCCAACCACAATGGGGGCAGTGTGGGGATTGATGCCGCCGTCCACTTCAATTCGGACCGAATCCCCGAACTTCTCCCGCAGCGGGATACATTTTCGGGCCGCCGCATCCATAAACTCCTGACCGCCGAAGCCCGGCTCCACCGTCATCACCAAAACCATATCACACAGAGGAACTACATCCAGAATCGAATCAACCGCCGTTGCCGGGTTCAGCGTCACACCGACCGTCACACCCATCCGGCGAAGCTCCTCAATCATCCGAACCGGCTCCCGAACTGTTTCAATATGAAATGTGATATGGTCGGCCCCCGCTTCCACAAAACGCTTGGCATACCGCTGCGGGTCCGTAATCATCAGATGAACATCCAGAATCGCCTGGGTGCAGCGGCGAATCCATTTGACCACCGGCGGTCCGATGGTCAGATTCGGCACAAAATGGCCGTCCATCACATCAATATGCACGATGCGGACCCCCGCATCCGTAACCTGCCGAATCTCCGAGGCAAGATTGGCAAAATCAGCACTCAAAATAGAGGGGGCCACCTCGATGGTTCCGGGCTTTGGAAGTCGTCCTGCCACAGAAACACTCCAAAAAAACCGCCGGTTCCGCCGTTTGTCGGCGAAACCGGTCGGCTGAAAAAGACTCGAGTCTACTTCTCGTCCAGAATCTCCAGGCACTTGAACTTCTTGCCCTCGAGAAACTCCAGACTGGCGCCGCCGCCGGTGGAGATATGGCTGACCTGATTTTCCAGTCCCATATTGACAATGGCACTGGCGCTGTCGCCGCCGCCGATAATGCTGCGGGCGCCCTGCTGGGTGGCCTTGGCTACGGCTTCGGCCACCGCCTTGGTGCCGGCGTCAAACGGAGGCATCTCAAAGACCCCCATCGGGCCGTTCCAGACAATCGTCTTGACCCCCTGAAGTTTGGAGGCAAACAGCGCGCAGGTCTTGGGGCCGATATCCATCCCCTGCCAGCCGTCCTCAATATCCCCTTCGACAACTTTGTGCTCGGCGCCGGCCTTGAATTCTTTGGCCACAACCGTATCAACCGGCAGCACCAGTTCGCAGCCGATTTTCTCGGCTTCCTTCATCAGTGCATCGGCCTTTTCCACAAAATCCGTCTCGCACAGACTGGCACCGACGCGCCGGCCGAGGGCCTTGGCAAAGGTATAAGCCATCGCCCCGCCGATCAGAATCCGGTCCACCTTTTTCATCAGATTCTCAATCACACCAATCTTGTCGGAGACCTTGGCCCCGCCCAAAATCGCCGCAAAGGGCCGCTCCGGATTCTGGATGGTTTCGCCCAGATACTTCAGTTCTTTCTCAATCAGGAAGCCGATAACCCGCGGCTTGCCTTCCATCATCATCGGAACCGTGTACATCGAGGCGTTGTCCCGATGTGCCGTTCCGAACGCATCGTCCACGTACACATCGCCCAGTTCCGCCAATTGACGGGCAAAATCGTCCTTGGCCTTGCGAAGCTGGGGGTCTTCCTTGGCAGCCTTGTCTTTGATGACTTCCTCTTTATGAAACCGGACATTCTCCAGCAGCATCACATCACCGGGCTTCAGTTTGGCGGCTTTCTCTTTGACTTCAGGACCGACGCAGTCCTTCGTGAAAATCACCTCTTTGCCGAGCAGCTCACCGAGCCGTTTGGCTACAGGCGCCAGCGAGTATGCGGGGTCATATTCACCCTCCGGCCGGCCCAGATGACTCATCAGAATCACACTGCCGCCGTTTTTCAGAACGTGCTGAATCGTCGGAAGTGCCCCCTGAATCCGCGCATCGTTGGTAATCTTGCCTGTCTTTTTGTCCAGCGGGACATTGAAATCCACCCGCATCAGGACCTTTTTGCCTCGTACATCAATATCCGCCACTGTTTTTTTTGCCATGGTTTTCCCCTTTCCTGAGGATGCTGTCCATCCTGCCTTGCCTTATCAGACAGAAACCCGCGAACAAGCCGCGGGCTTCCGTCTTTTTTTTCAATTCTTACGCCGAGCCGTTAAAGACTCTTGGCCATCTTGACCATCAAGTCCACCGTGCGGCAGGAATAACCCCATTCGTTGTCGTACCAGCTGACCAGCTTGAAGAAATTCTTGTTCAGTTCCACCGAGGCGCCGGCATCAAAAATCGACGAACGCGGGTCGTGAATAAAGTCGCTGGAAACCACTTCTTCTTCCGTATAGCCGAGAATGCCCTTCAGATAGGTTTCGCTGGCCTTCTTCATCGCGGCCTTAATCTCATCCAGCGATGTTTCCCGAACGGTCCGGAACGTCAGGTCCACAACGGACACTGTGGGCACAGGAATCCGGAACGCCATACCGGTCAGTTTGCCCTTGACTTCCGGCAGAACCAGACCGACGGCCTTGGCGGCACCGGTTGTGGACGGGATAATGTTCTGAGCCGCGGCCCGTCCGCCCTTCCAGTCCTTCTTGGAGGGGCCGTCCACCGTTCTCTGCGTGGCTGTATAGGCATGAACCGTCGTCATCAGGCCTTCCGCCAGCCCGATGCCTTCCTTGAGAATCACATACACCACCGGCGCCAGACAGTTGGTTGTGCAGGAGGCGTTCGAAATGATATGGTGCTTGGCGGGGTCATACTTGTCGTCATTGACTCCCATCACAATCGTAATGTCCTCACCCTTGGCCGGAGCGGTAATCAGCACCTTCTTGGCACCGGCGGTAATGTGGCCCTGCGCCTTTTCCGCCGCGGTGAATAAGCCCGTTGCCTCCACGACCAGCTGAACGCCCATCTGCGCCCAGGGCAGCTCGGCCGGCGTCTTGGCACTGACGACTTTGATTTCCTTGCCGTTGACAATCAGAACGTCATCATCGGCCTTGTCCGGCGAGGACTTCTTCGAATCAATCTGGGCGTTGAACTTGCCCTGAACCGAATCAAACTTGAGCAGATACGCCAGATTGTCGGCCGGTACAATATCCCCGACGGCCACCACATCAAACGTTGACCCCAGCAGGTTCTGCTCCACCAAAGCCCGGAAAACAAGCCGGCCGATCCGGCCAAATCCATTAATTGCGACCTTTATCGCCATCGAAAGTCTCCTTATATAAAAGGAATCCGTTTTTTAACACCCTGTTTGGCGCAGGGAACAACCGACAAAGCCGGTACTGTAGGACCTGGAGGGCCGTTTGTCAAGAAACAAATTCCCCCAAAACATATAATAGATATATCCTATTTGGATATAGATATTTTCAGAATTCGGGTTGTTTGCGGACCGATTTTGGCCTCTTCGGAGATTCGAAGGGGGGCCAGCCATAGGATTTTCTGAGAATCTTCTGCGATAAATGCCTGTTTTTTCAGGGTGGAATCGACTTTGGAGAGCGTCAGAAATTTGCCGACCTTTTTGGACTGACTCATCCCCAACGGCACAAAGCGGTCCCCCGGCTTGCGCATCCGAATCCGGAGCGGCCCTGCGATTCTGTCTGCATCAAAAAATTCAGTCCAGGATGTCGGACCTTTTGAAGCAGTCTGCTGCTGCCTGCCCTCTGCTTCCAAAACCTCCGCCGTAATCCGCCAGGGGCCGAATTGACAGCTCTGTCCGGGCTGGAGAATCACCGGTTCATGGATACCCGCCTCGTCTGACTGCGGCAGGCGCCGAAGAACAATCGCTGTTTCACCCGTGCGGCACTCAATTCCATTCGGCAGATGAAAACACCTCCGCCCCGGCCGATAAATACTCTCAAACAGCCGTCGATAATGTCGGCCGGTATAATCGCGAAGGCCTGCATTCAAATGCTCCAGACAATCTCGGACAATCTCTCCCAAAACAATCGGGCTGATGTCCTGCAGGGCCGTGCGGTTCAGTTTCAGTGAACCATCCGGCTCAACCGATACGGCGGCCCCAAATCCGGCTCGGACCTGCGGCTCGATTTTCTCAAACAGCCGCCGACAGATTTCGGCCAGCCGCAGCAGGTCCGTATCAAGATTACCCCTGGCGGTTTGACGAAGCCATGGCAGCAGGACGTGCCGAATCCGGTTGCGGGCAAACTGAGGGTCGGCGTTGGTTGCATCCTCCCGCCAACGTACGTTTCTTTCCTGACAATAGTCAAGAATCTGACGGCGGCTGACGGCCAGCATCGGACGGATAAAACGAACCCCTTCCAGAACCGATGAAGGCCGAATCCCGCACAGCCCCCGAAAACCGGTCCCGCGAAGCAGGCGAAAAATGAGCGTTTCCAGCAGGTCATCCTGCTGATGAGCCCCCGCCGCTGCATCCGCTTTCCATTCGCGGGCCATTTGGGCCAGAGCCCGAAGCCGAAGCACCCGCGCAGCCGTC
It contains:
- the accD gene encoding acetyl-CoA carboxylase, carboxyltransferase subunit beta, coding for MAKEKKKKGWNGFSLRPRKEMPEGLWLACPGCSQMLFRKTVEENLHVCPECNYHFRIDGPTRIAQLADEGSFEELGAELASSDPLKFTWGQQKYQDRLRVDPTDSRTHEAMLAGKAFIKGRPVMLAAMNFSFLGGSMGMVVGEKFCRAVDRAIEEKLPLVVVSCSGGARMHEGVVALQQMAKTSAALARFDEAGGLYISLLTDPTTGGVAASFSMLGDVIIAEPGALIGFTGPRVIQQTIKIELPEGFQRSEFLLEHGFIDMIVHRKDLRSEISRLIDYCEK
- the rpe gene encoding ribulose-phosphate 3-epimerase; its protein translation is MAGRLPKPGTIEVAPSILSADFANLASEIRQVTDAGVRIVHIDVMDGHFVPNLTIGPPVVKWIRRCTQAILDVHLMITDPQRYAKRFVEAGADHITFHIETVREPVRMIEELRRMGVTVGVTLNPATAVDSILDVVPLCDMVLVMTVEPGFGGQEFMDAAARKCIPLREKFGDSVRIEVDGGINPHTAPIVVGYGADTLVAGQAVFGEPNRPEAVRNILQAALCGKR
- a CDS encoding phosphoglycerate kinase — its product is MAKKTVADIDVRGKKVLMRVDFNVPLDKKTGKITNDARIQGALPTIQHVLKNGGSVILMSHLGRPEGEYDPAYSLAPVAKRLGELLGKEVIFTKDCVGPEVKEKAAKLKPGDVMLLENVRFHKEEVIKDKAAKEDPQLRKAKDDFARQLAELGDVYVDDAFGTAHRDNASMYTVPMMMEGKPRVIGFLIEKELKYLGETIQNPERPFAAILGGAKVSDKIGVIENLMKKVDRILIGGAMAYTFAKALGRRVGASLCETDFVEKADALMKEAEKIGCELVLPVDTVVAKEFKAGAEHKVVEGDIEDGWQGMDIGPKTCALFASKLQGVKTIVWNGPMGVFEMPPFDAGTKAVAEAVAKATQQGARSIIGGGDSASAIVNMGLENQVSHISTGGGASLEFLEGKKFKCLEILDEK
- the gap gene encoding type I glyceraldehyde-3-phosphate dehydrogenase, translated to MAIKVAINGFGRIGRLVFRALVEQNLLGSTFDVVAVGDIVPADNLAYLLKFDSVQGKFNAQIDSKKSSPDKADDDVLIVNGKEIKVVSAKTPAELPWAQMGVQLVVEATGLFTAAEKAQGHITAGAKKVLITAPAKGEDITIVMGVNDDKYDPAKHHIISNASCTTNCLAPVVYVILKEGIGLAEGLMTTVHAYTATQRTVDGPSKKDWKGGRAAAQNIIPSTTGAAKAVGLVLPEVKGKLTGMAFRIPVPTVSVVDLTFRTVRETSLDEIKAAMKKASETYLKGILGYTEEEVVSSDFIHDPRSSIFDAGASVELNKNFFKLVSWYDNEWGYSCRTVDLMVKMAKSL
- the tilS gene encoding tRNA lysidine(34) synthetase TilS; translation: MDCSALQLENAVAEWMGQCGLLSPGSRLLLAVSGGADSMAMLEVLVRLKQGGVLDAEFAVGHVNHQLRGADSEADCRFVREQAAARGLPFFSCSVDAAAYARQNRLSVETAARVLRLRALAQMAREWKADAAAGAHQQDDLLETLIFRLLRGTGFRGLCGIRPSSVLEGVRFIRPMLAVSRRQILDYCQERNVRWREDATNADPQFARNRIRHVLLPWLRQTARGNLDTDLLRLAEICRRLFEKIEPQVRAGFGAAVSVEPDGSLKLNRTALQDISPIVLGEIVRDCLEHLNAGLRDYTGRHYRRLFESIYRPGRRCFHLPNGIECRTGETAIVLRRLPQSDEAGIHEPVILQPGQSCQFGPWRITAEVLEAEGRQQQTASKGPTSWTEFFDADRIAGPLRIRMRKPGDRFVPLGMSQSKKVGKFLTLSKVDSTLKKQAFIAEDSQKILWLAPLRISEEAKIGPQTTRILKISISK